The following are from one region of the Methanospirillum hungatei genome:
- a CDS encoding PKD domain-containing protein: MEKTIVFIKIFLTIFFVLGGTSPLAMGESATYSGVTFPLGDVSFADIVIDFTPGSESGESDGSAVIGPPNGEVGPSIIGAKGDVTLGKGGSIILKFTNNFLIDGEGLDIYIYEYGPAVEPFKVEISKDGIEWIDLGVISGQPTGVDIHGMVNSGDKFSYVRLTDPTSYSPQNPSEIGKELYYGADIDAVGAIGSEQRPDSDEDGIADDDDTCPNTPTGVIVDAKGCPISTDSSCTACFSAIAPESRGDIASGTVPLTIQFKDCSYSDPIAWHWNFGDGGVSFAQDPKWVYSKPGKYTATLTVTCKDGGKDTISATVEGWDTPQTSCPVSFSVAINSANPKEVILTPIIPCPHAQAIRWKYGDGFEDMYNIGLGSPSDPHNRLYSDYGTYTIIMEVIFATDTEIASQNVRISPSSTGDIPSYNSVAQITSNNLGSFTVNNAGDVYFVDYTKGTIGVIGADGTEKVVTSGIDRPRSPVFDSRGNLYVGSFDGTIQKITPDGTKTVIASGIWSPQAMGCDADDTLYVAGGYDGNIYKITKTGSITNIPSGFPNPKHLVVTQSRDMFVVNDKGSLIKKISRGGVSSNLVDLGKPIKGMTIEDQKIYVSYDDTVVMVDLNGKVTPLKIGLDQPAAISVQNGVLYVAVDGGTVMIK; the protein is encoded by the coding sequence ATGGAAAAAACCATTGTATTTATAAAGATTTTTTTGACTATTTTTTTCGTGCTGGGGGGAACATCTCCCTTAGCAATGGGTGAATCTGCAACGTATTCTGGTGTTACGTTCCCTTTGGGGGATGTATCCTTTGCAGACATCGTTATTGATTTTACTCCAGGGAGTGAATCCGGAGAGAGTGATGGATCTGCGGTTATTGGCCCACCCAATGGAGAGGTAGGTCCATCAATAATCGGAGCGAAAGGTGATGTCACATTAGGCAAGGGTGGGAGTATCATCCTTAAATTCACTAATAATTTCCTTATTGATGGAGAAGGACTCGACATCTATATTTATGAATATGGGCCTGCAGTGGAACCATTCAAAGTTGAAATCAGCAAAGACGGAATTGAATGGATTGACCTTGGGGTCATATCAGGTCAGCCAACCGGAGTGGACATTCATGGAATGGTGAATTCTGGAGATAAATTTAGTTATGTGCGGCTTACTGATCCTACATCATATTCTCCTCAAAATCCGAGCGAAATCGGGAAAGAGTTATACTATGGAGCAGATATTGATGCAGTAGGAGCTATTGGGAGTGAACAGAGACCTGATTCAGATGAGGATGGGATTGCTGATGATGATGACACATGTCCGAACACACCAACAGGAGTGATAGTTGATGCCAAAGGATGTCCGATATCAACTGATTCTTCTTGCACGGCATGTTTCTCCGCTATAGCACCTGAAAGTAGGGGTGACATAGCATCAGGCACAGTTCCTTTGACGATACAATTTAAGGATTGTTCCTACTCTGATCCTATAGCATGGCATTGGAATTTTGGTGATGGAGGAGTATCATTTGCCCAGGATCCCAAATGGGTGTACTCTAAACCTGGGAAATATACGGCTACTCTTACGGTTACCTGTAAAGATGGAGGAAAGGATACAATCAGTGCAACGGTAGAGGGATGGGATACTCCACAAACCAGTTGTCCAGTATCATTTTCTGTTGCCATTAACTCTGCTAATCCAAAAGAAGTTATTTTAACACCAATTATTCCCTGCCCCCATGCTCAGGCAATACGGTGGAAATATGGAGATGGATTTGAAGATATGTATAATATTGGATTAGGTTCGCCGTCTGATCCACATAACAGACTATACTCGGATTATGGAACCTACACCATTATAATGGAAGTAATATTTGCGACAGACACGGAAATTGCATCTCAAAATGTTCGTATAAGTCCTTCCAGTACGGGTGATATTCCATCATATAACAGCGTGGCACAGATAACGAGCAATAATCTTGGTTCATTCACCGTCAATAATGCAGGAGATGTATACTTTGTAGACTATACAAAGGGAACTATTGGAGTAATCGGTGCAGATGGGACTGAAAAGGTAGTTACCAGTGGTATTGATCGGCCACGCTCCCCGGTATTTGACAGTAGAGGAAACCTCTATGTAGGTTCATTTGATGGAACTATTCAGAAAATAACCCCTGACGGGACAAAAACGGTGATAGCATCAGGTATATGGAGCCCTCAAGCGATGGGTTGCGATGCTGATGATACGTTGTATGTTGCCGGAGGATATGATGGGAATATCTATAAAATTACCAAAACTGGAAGTATAACTAATATCCCCTCCGGATTTCCAAATCCAAAACATCTGGTTGTTACCCAATCAAGAGATATGTTTGTTGTGAATGACAAAGGTTCTCTTATTAAAAAGATATCTCGAGGTGGTGTTTCAAGCAATTTGGTGGATTTAGGAAAGCCCATCAAAGGGATGACTATTGAAGATCAGAAAATATATGTCAGTTATGACGATACCGTTGTAATGGTAGATCTCAATGGTAAAGTTACTCCTTTAAAGATTGGATTAGATCAACCTGCAGCGATTTCTGTTCAGAATGGTGTCCTCTATGTAGCGGTAGATGGTGGGACGGTTATGATTAAGTAA
- a CDS encoding EFR1 family ferrodoxin (N-terminal region resembles flavodoxins. C-terminal ferrodoxin region binds two 4Fe-4S clusters.): MNQNKSMNLGLLYFSATGNTEKISRVIKNRLEEFGCTVDMIDITPLSSRKGGFDCTSYDALILGAPVHSWRIPRVVREWLPNLSGDGKKCAIFLTYGGFQINPAHYTTSQLLQKQGFSVVSSAEFLAFHTFNIGGWKAMEGRPDESDIAVAREYAEIIYARFSGEDPCLVGELEKTSHPEELLDKIEGFRFRILTQVPTRQGADCCMCRECEEFCPTGAIDAMTGETDPSRCIACLGCVLRCPEGVLMINDMTPSWKFKLKGEHITEEEMNGKKSRIYL; encoded by the coding sequence ATGAATCAGAATAAATCAATGAACCTAGGATTGTTGTACTTTTCAGCAACCGGAAACACGGAAAAAATAAGCAGAGTCATTAAAAACCGCCTGGAAGAATTCGGATGTACTGTAGATATGATTGATATCACTCCACTTTCATCTAGGAAAGGCGGATTTGACTGCACATCATATGATGCCCTGATACTCGGAGCACCGGTGCACTCTTGGCGAATCCCCCGGGTAGTTCGGGAGTGGTTACCGAATCTCTCCGGAGACGGAAAGAAATGTGCAATCTTTCTGACCTATGGAGGTTTTCAGATCAATCCGGCCCATTATACCACATCCCAACTCCTTCAAAAACAGGGGTTTTCAGTCGTTTCATCTGCAGAATTTCTCGCATTTCATACCTTCAATATCGGTGGCTGGAAGGCGATGGAGGGTCGTCCGGATGAATCAGACATTGCAGTTGCACGGGAGTATGCTGAGATTATCTATGCCCGGTTCTCCGGAGAGGATCCCTGTTTGGTTGGTGAACTTGAAAAGACCAGTCATCCGGAGGAATTACTGGACAAGATTGAGGGATTCAGGTTCCGGATTCTAACACAGGTTCCAACGCGGCAAGGAGCAGATTGCTGTATGTGCCGGGAGTGCGAGGAGTTTTGCCCGACCGGAGCAATTGATGCAATGACCGGAGAGACGGATCCTTCCCGATGTATCGCCTGTCTTGGTTGTGTCCTTCGATGTCCGGAAGGAGTGCTTATGATAAATGATATGACCCCGAGCTGGAAGTTTAAATTAAAAGGAGAGCATATCACCGAAGAGGAGATGAACGGAAAGAAGAGCAGGATATATCTATGA
- a CDS encoding PKD domain-containing protein: MIVRRVVIHFVCLMCLSSLFLVSSAAGAMSIDSFTPVSGTNTGQVTITITGSGFQSEIIDQILLNQSITNRIPCSSFSIHSDTQLSVTFDIAQQEVGSYQIWMKTRSLATYVSQVPFKIMYPVSPKVTAITPDSGQVNEQPFSCTVTGSGFTFDSLVELVHESGTIYQASTVVHNGDSLSASFSVDTEHGGVYRVQVVNGDGQVSSELVYFTTIGIPPVVTGVQPEIGLTSDENIEVTVTGSGFLDGCVLHLRDPESGEIVVSSGPTGVNEGGNSVQGIFDLSGLSVGDYVVRVVNPDGQSNAEDVVFSISHPVPVVISVNPDSGLTSEESVEVTITGSGFLDGCVLHLRDPESGEIVVTSGPTGVNEGGTSVCGSFDLSGVTVGDYIVRVVNPDGQSNVEDVVFSINHPAPVVISVNPDSGLTSEESVEVTVTGSGFLDGCVLHLRDPDSGEIVVTSGPTVVNEEGNSVCGSFDLSGVTVGDYIVRVVNPDGQSNVEDVVFSINHPAPVVISVNPDSGLTSEESVEVTVTGSGFLDGCVLHLRDPESGEIVVTSGPTVVTEEGNSVCGSFDLSGVTAGNYVVRVVNPDDQSNVEDVVFSISHPVPVVISVNPDSGLTSEENVEVTVTGSGFLDGCVLHLRDPESGEIVVTTGPTVITEEGTSVRGSFDLTGVIAGEYNLYVENPNGVLSFDTVIFRIQSPPNPSYEITIHSGNGGKTEPHGIVIVSESSDLSIRSTPCAGYTVKNVYLDSIPQGPVPVFTLPDIRSKHYVFVEFSQIIPVPTPIPTIIPVPPPTPDPVFYSISVSSDYGSMITPNGTITVPKGSLIPFQMTTLTDFHIVHLLVDTIPVHVHNSWILNPVTRDHEIHLVSDRNISPNWANFSLFLPEGNETRNISIISESYPDATWEFWDFGDGVTAYGNPINHTYQSAGNFSITRKVVFQNSSSQCRREIRI, encoded by the coding sequence ATGATTGTGCGTCGTGTTGTTATCCATTTTGTGTGTTTGATGTGTTTATCGTCATTATTTCTGGTTTCTTCAGCAGCCGGAGCAATGAGTATTGATTCTTTTACACCGGTAAGTGGGACAAATACCGGCCAGGTTACGATTACCATAACTGGAAGTGGTTTTCAAAGTGAAATAATTGATCAAATATTGCTAAATCAATCGATTACCAATAGAATACCATGTTCAAGTTTTTCAATTCATTCGGATACCCAATTGTCCGTTACTTTTGATATCGCCCAACAAGAAGTCGGTTCGTACCAAATATGGATGAAGACTCGCTCATTAGCAACATATGTGAGTCAGGTTCCTTTTAAGATAATGTATCCAGTATCTCCCAAAGTAACTGCAATTACCCCTGATTCAGGTCAGGTAAACGAACAACCATTTTCATGTACGGTGACGGGAAGTGGTTTTACTTTTGACTCTCTTGTTGAACTGGTACATGAATCCGGGACCATTTATCAGGCATCTACAGTAGTTCATAATGGGGATAGTCTTTCAGCTTCATTTTCAGTTGATACTGAACATGGTGGGGTGTATCGTGTCCAGGTTGTCAATGGTGATGGTCAGGTATCATCCGAACTTGTTTATTTCACTACGATTGGCATTCCTCCTGTTGTAACAGGTGTCCAGCCAGAAATCGGATTAACTTCAGATGAGAATATTGAGGTAACCGTCACCGGTTCTGGGTTCCTTGACGGTTGTGTTCTCCATCTTCGTGATCCTGAAAGTGGTGAGATCGTTGTGAGTTCAGGACCAACGGGGGTGAATGAAGGGGGAAACAGTGTTCAAGGTATTTTTGATCTTTCCGGATTATCTGTCGGTGATTATGTGGTACGAGTGGTCAATCCAGACGGTCAGAGTAATGCCGAGGATGTGGTATTCAGTATAAGTCATCCTGTTCCTGTTGTGATTTCGGTGAACCCGGATTCCGGATTAACATCAGAGGAGAGTGTTGAGGTAACTATCACTGGATCAGGTTTTTTAGACGGTTGTGTTCTCCATCTTCGTGATCCGGAAAGTGGTGAGATCGTTGTGACTTCAGGACCAACGGGGGTGAATGAAGGGGGAACCAGTGTTTGTGGTAGTTTTGATCTGTCCGGAGTAACTGTGGGGGACTATATAGTAAGAGTGGTCAATCCAGATGGTCAGAGTAATGTCGAAGATGTGGTATTCAGTATAAATCATCCTGCTCCTGTTGTGATTTCGGTGAACCCGGATTCCGGATTAACATCAGAGGAGAGTGTTGAGGTAACCGTCACTGGATCAGGTTTTCTTGACGGTTGTGTTCTCCATCTTCGTGATCCGGATAGTGGTGAGATCGTTGTGACTTCCGGACCGACGGTAGTGAATGAAGAGGGAAACAGTGTTTGTGGTAGTTTTGATCTGTCCGGAGTAACTGTGGGGGACTATATAGTAAGAGTGGTCAATCCAGATGGTCAGAGTAATGTCGAGGATGTGGTATTCAGTATAAATCATCCTGCTCCTGTTGTGATTTCGGTGAACCCGGATTCCGGATTAACATCAGAGGAGAGTGTTGAGGTAACCGTCACTGGATCAGGTTTTCTTGACGGTTGTGTTCTCCATCTTCGTGATCCGGAAAGTGGTGAGATCGTTGTAACTTCTGGACCGACGGTGGTTACTGAAGAGGGAAACAGTGTTTGTGGTAGTTTTGATCTGTCCGGAGTAACTGCGGGTAATTATGTGGTACGAGTGGTCAATCCAGACGATCAGAGTAATGTCGAGGATGTGGTATTCAGTATAAGTCATCCTGTTCCTGTTGTGATTTCAGTGAACCCGGATTCCGGATTAACATCAGAGGAGAATGTTGAGGTAACCGTCACTGGATCAGGTTTTCTTGACGGTTGTGTTCTCCATCTTCGTGATCCGGAAAGTGGTGAGATCGTTGTAACTACTGGACCAACGGTGATAACTGAAGAGGGAACCAGTGTTCGTGGTAGCTTTGATCTTACTGGAGTGATTGCTGGGGAATACAACCTGTATGTTGAAAATCCGAATGGAGTTTTGTCATTTGATACAGTGATATTTAGGATTCAGTCTCCTCCTAATCCTTCGTATGAAATAACTATTCATTCAGGAAATGGAGGAAAAACAGAACCACATGGAATTGTAATTGTTTCAGAATCTTCAGATCTTTCCATTCGTAGTACGCCATGTGCCGGGTATACAGTAAAGAATGTGTACCTTGATTCAATTCCACAGGGACCTGTTCCGGTGTTCACACTTCCTGATATTCGTTCAAAGCACTATGTATTTGTAGAATTCTCACAGATAATCCCAGTTCCTACACCGATTCCAACAATAATCCCCGTACCTCCGCCAACACCAGATCCAGTATTTTACTCAATCAGTGTTTCATCCGATTATGGAAGTATGATTACTCCAAACGGAACCATCACTGTGCCGAAGGGGTCGTTAATCCCATTTCAAATGACAACATTAACTGATTTTCATATTGTCCATCTTCTTGTTGATACGATTCCGGTTCATGTTCATAATTCATGGATATTGAATCCAGTCACTAGAGATCATGAAATACATCTTGTTTCAGACCGGAATATATCACCAAATTGGGCAAATTTCTCACTATTTCTTCCAGAAGGAAATGAAACCAGGAATATTTCAATAATTTCTGAATCTTATCCGGATGCTACCTGGGAATTCTGGGATTTTGGTGATGGGGTAACTGCCTATGGAAATCCCATAAATCATACCTATCAATCAGCGGGCAATTTTTCGATAACTCGCAAAGTTGTATTTCAGAATAGTTCATCGCAATGTCGTCGAGAGATTAGGATATGA
- a CDS encoding ABC transporter permease, with translation MKKVYLPVYLAVRAIQRGNKGTFLLTIMIVALSFVLMVFMPSLTAGITGAYNQQVSDYQYADLVIEPDDDNQVLSDTDNLIRTIERIPGISAASSHMIVSTSLKSEKKTLSRGITTIIPSDEEQVTRTAGKITEGRYLSDGDTDMILLGSVLAGHDDEKKDKMESLGGVHAGDSLDVTFQNGVVRKMTVAGIFETGSLSADNEAFITRKEMESVLGETGESSLILIRAYDADSLKETKVRLMEFGIHDDIKTVTEKGEGIIGDALKSFSLLNSIMLVFSLVIASIVIFIVVYINTTHQRRQIGILKAIGIPERDIIRDYLVQVAVIYGFGAVCGVALFTGISEYFKAFPLQFPAGAVYPVFDLTVLLPSLVVLGFVSLVAGFIPAQQATSEEILDLVNR, from the coding sequence ATGAAAAAAGTTTACCTGCCTGTATATCTGGCCGTTCGTGCGATACAGAGGGGAAATAAAGGAACATTTCTCCTTACCATCATGATCGTTGCATTATCCTTTGTCCTGATGGTCTTCATGCCATCCCTTACCGCAGGAATTACCGGAGCATACAATCAGCAGGTCAGTGATTACCAGTATGCTGACCTCGTGATCGAACCAGATGATGACAACCAGGTTCTTTCAGATACCGATAATCTGATCAGGACTATTGAACGGATTCCGGGAATCTCTGCAGCCTCTTCCCACATGATCGTCAGCACCTCCCTGAAATCAGAGAAAAAAACGCTTTCCCGTGGGATTACTACAATTATTCCTTCAGATGAAGAGCAGGTCACCAGAACAGCCGGGAAGATAACCGAGGGTCGGTATCTCTCTGATGGCGACACTGATATGATTCTGCTCGGTTCTGTTCTTGCAGGTCATGATGATGAAAAAAAGGATAAAATGGAATCACTCGGGGGTGTTCATGCCGGTGATTCTCTGGATGTAACATTTCAGAATGGAGTTGTCAGGAAAATGACCGTGGCAGGGATATTTGAGACCGGGTCTCTCTCTGCTGATAATGAGGCATTTATTACGCGAAAGGAGATGGAATCAGTACTTGGAGAGACCGGAGAATCTTCTTTGATCCTCATCCGTGCGTATGATGCAGATTCGCTCAAAGAGACCAAGGTCAGGCTTATGGAGTTTGGAATTCATGATGATATCAAGACGGTAACTGAAAAAGGAGAAGGGATAATAGGCGATGCACTGAAGAGTTTCTCCCTCCTGAACTCTATCATGCTGGTCTTTTCTCTTGTTATTGCAAGTATTGTCATCTTCATTGTGGTATACATCAATACAACCCATCAACGAAGACAGATAGGAATTCTCAAGGCTATCGGTATTCCTGAGCGGGATATAATCAGGGATTATCTGGTTCAGGTTGCCGTTATCTACGGCTTCGGTGCAGTATGCGGAGTAGCTCTCTTCACGGGCATTAGTGAATATTTCAAGGCTTTTCCTCTTCAGTTCCCAGCCGGTGCAGTGTATCCGGTGTTTGATCTGACAGTACTCCTTCCATCACTGGTAGTCCTGGGATTTGTTTCCCTGGTTGCCGGATTTATTCCTGCACAACAGGCAACATCAGAAGAGATCTTGGACCTGGTGAACCGATGA
- a CDS encoding MarR family transcriptional regulator, translated as MVSCADMMQISSAWIRIMNKMMALEKNPRDFGSGDHLSSAEIHMIMVIGKNPSQNITSISEELGISKSAVSQMVRKLEQKNLVERSQLPDNEKEIRLSLTPRGRIAFLGHETHHAVIFARMHEKLGDMTEEQFASIMTFFSAIESTADEFMRED; from the coding sequence ATGGTCTCCTGTGCTGATATGATGCAGATCTCATCGGCCTGGATTCGGATCATGAACAAGATGATGGCACTTGAGAAAAATCCCCGTGATTTCGGATCAGGAGATCACCTCTCAAGTGCTGAGATCCACATGATCATGGTCATCGGGAAAAATCCCAGCCAGAATATCACCTCTATCTCTGAAGAACTGGGGATTTCGAAGAGTGCAGTCTCACAGATGGTTCGAAAGTTGGAGCAAAAAAATCTCGTGGAACGGTCCCAACTTCCGGATAATGAAAAAGAGATTCGGCTTTCTTTAACTCCTCGAGGAAGAATTGCTTTTCTCGGGCATGAAACACATCATGCGGTCATATTTGCCCGGATGCATGAGAAACTCGGCGACATGACAGAAGAACAATTTGCTTCCATTATGACTTTTTTCTCTGCAATCGAATCGACGGCTGATGAATTCATGAGGGAAGACTGA
- a CDS encoding COG1361 S-layer family protein, producing the protein MTHVSACPAGSTPCRIKKETAHNRIVCILISLSIILAGVGFFGVVTASEPTIVVSSYEVRPDVIMPGGSALITVHVSNTAKGATITKVGGDQTTGQSVTETRDINVYLSDVSLFGNGLQVESGDYRRVGEVGPGQSVPLTFLVQAPHQSGIYFPELHIATEGGRSLKYPIPVNVNDDSLVQKNPALQITKEIPPSVIPGENAEGVLVLRNDGETAASEIMVNISPASPEISVTSQVVTHISRLGPGEDMSIPLMVTTSRKTPEGISLLSCTLQYSTAAGTILHQTEQVPVKISGKPDLAIAAVTSDPVRISEGMPFSLIVRIENTGTGDANGVRAVIDAPVRGTKEAFVGKIETNNDGPAVFYLQDAPAGDVQIPITIRMEHEGAEYVMDDLISLTIAPRGNPLFIPSVVILCLLGVGIVMYHRRKSVNGR; encoded by the coding sequence ATGACGCACGTGTCAGCATGTCCGGCAGGATCTACTCCATGTCGGATCAAAAAAGAAACAGCACATAATCGAATCGTCTGCATCCTTATCTCTTTGTCCATCATACTGGCGGGTGTCGGCTTTTTCGGAGTGGTAACTGCAAGTGAACCGACCATTGTAGTCTCTTCGTATGAGGTCAGACCAGACGTGATTATGCCAGGAGGTTCTGCTCTTATTACCGTCCATGTATCAAACACGGCAAAAGGGGCCACAATTACAAAAGTTGGTGGAGATCAGACAACCGGCCAGTCGGTTACAGAAACCAGGGATATCAATGTCTACCTGTCAGATGTCTCCCTGTTTGGAAACGGTCTTCAGGTGGAGTCCGGTGATTACCGTCGGGTCGGAGAGGTAGGTCCTGGACAGTCAGTACCCCTGACATTCCTGGTGCAGGCTCCGCATCAATCAGGAATCTATTTTCCAGAGTTGCATATCGCAACCGAGGGGGGAAGAAGCCTGAAATACCCGATCCCGGTGAATGTCAATGATGACAGCCTGGTGCAGAAAAATCCTGCACTGCAGATTACAAAAGAGATTCCTCCATCAGTGATACCTGGGGAAAATGCAGAGGGTGTTCTTGTTCTTCGCAATGACGGGGAAACGGCTGCATCAGAAATCATGGTGAACATCAGTCCGGCAAGTCCTGAGATCTCTGTAACCAGCCAGGTTGTAACACATATTTCACGGCTTGGCCCTGGTGAGGATATGAGTATCCCTCTCATGGTTACGACCAGCCGGAAAACACCAGAGGGAATCTCACTTCTTTCCTGCACCCTGCAGTACAGTACTGCTGCAGGGACCATCCTGCACCAGACTGAACAGGTACCTGTCAAAATATCGGGAAAACCTGATCTTGCCATAGCAGCAGTAACATCTGATCCCGTCCGGATATCTGAAGGAATGCCCTTCTCTCTCATTGTTCGGATTGAAAACACAGGGACCGGGGATGCGAATGGGGTCAGGGCAGTCATCGATGCCCCGGTGCGAGGGACAAAAGAGGCATTTGTTGGGAAGATTGAAACAAATAATGACGGACCCGCTGTATTTTACCTTCAGGATGCCCCTGCCGGTGATGTTCAGATCCCGATAACCATCAGGATGGAGCATGAAGGGGCGGAATATGTCATGGATGATCTCATCTCTCTGACTATTGCACCACGAGGAAATCCTCTGTTCATTCCGTCAGTGGTTATCCTGTGTCTACTTGGTGTCGGTATAGTGATGTACCATCGCCGGAAATCGGTGAACGGGCGATGA
- a CDS encoding ABC transporter ATP-binding protein: MIETCDLIKTYQMGDVSIHALRGVSVRIHKGEFVGIMGPSGSGKSTFLHLTGLLDSQTSGKVLISGTDVSLFSNEKRSQFRLETMGYVFQDYALIEDLTVVENIAVPGLGLGMDFYRVMDRAMMLAEEVGLSGRSGHLKRELSGGQQQRVAIARALMNEPAIVFADEPCANLDTSSSRMVLDLFKRLNQEYGQTIVMVSHEPWHEEYFDRVIRFMDGTIDT; encoded by the coding sequence ATGATCGAGACCTGCGACCTTATAAAAACCTATCAGATGGGTGATGTCAGCATACATGCATTACGGGGTGTGTCAGTCCGAATACACAAAGGAGAGTTTGTGGGGATTATGGGGCCATCCGGAAGTGGAAAGTCCACATTTCTTCATCTTACCGGGCTCCTTGACAGCCAGACCTCCGGAAAGGTTCTGATCTCCGGAACTGATGTCTCTCTGTTTTCCAATGAAAAACGATCCCAATTTCGACTGGAAACCATGGGATATGTTTTTCAGGACTACGCTCTCATTGAAGATCTGACCGTAGTGGAAAATATCGCTGTGCCTGGTTTAGGTTTGGGCATGGATTTTTACCGGGTGATGGATCGGGCAATGATGCTGGCAGAAGAGGTTGGTCTTTCAGGAAGAAGTGGCCACCTAAAGCGTGAACTTTCTGGCGGTCAGCAGCAACGGGTGGCAATTGCACGTGCCCTGATGAATGAGCCTGCAATAGTTTTTGCTGATGAGCCATGTGCAAATCTTGATACCTCCTCTTCACGGATGGTCCTTGACCTCTTCAAACGGCTGAACCAGGAGTATGGTCAGACGATCGTGATGGTTTCCCATGAACCATGGCATGAGGAGTACTTTGATCGGGTCATCAGGTTTATGGATGGAACTATCGACACCTGA
- a CDS encoding GNAT family N-acetyltransferase, translating into MSFSYHIRTIRPDEIHIPIEWARDVGWNPGLYDAECHYPVDPDGWFCAEHEDEILGVGVATNYDNTFSFGGFYIVKEPFRHHGIGWDIFSAMLRHVGDRNFGGDGVYEMQDKYHAKIGLQFAYRNIRWQGIGNGTDQPDLVFATDVPFDSLLQYDTAHFPVKREVFLKNWIQQPEATALVKIDNKEQINGYGVIRKCYEGYKIGPIFANSPAIADELFDGLTATISGEMVFFDTPEPNSAAVRMAQKRSMTQVFGTARMYTKKMPSLPLDEIFGVTTFELG; encoded by the coding sequence ATGTCTTTTTCATATCATATCAGAACGATAAGACCGGATGAGATACATATTCCCATTGAATGGGCACGGGATGTCGGATGGAATCCCGGTCTTTATGATGCAGAATGTCATTATCCGGTTGATCCTGATGGCTGGTTTTGTGCTGAACATGAGGATGAGATTCTGGGAGTTGGTGTTGCTACTAATTATGACAACACTTTTTCTTTTGGTGGTTTTTACATTGTAAAGGAACCATTCCGGCATCATGGTATCGGATGGGATATCTTTTCTGCGATGCTTCGACATGTGGGTGATAGAAACTTTGGTGGAGACGGCGTTTATGAGATGCAGGATAAATATCATGCAAAGATAGGTCTTCAGTTTGCATACCGAAACATCCGGTGGCAAGGTATTGGTAATGGAACTGATCAGCCGGATCTTGTATTCGCAACAGATGTGCCGTTTGATTCTCTTCTTCAATATGATACTGCTCACTTTCCGGTTAAAAGAGAAGTATTCCTAAAAAACTGGATACAACAGCCAGAAGCAACAGCTCTCGTGAAGATCGATAACAAGGAACAGATCAATGGGTATGGAGTTATCCGCAAATGCTATGAAGGATACAAAATAGGGCCCATCTTCGCTAATTCCCCTGCAATAGCAGATGAGTTATTTGATGGGCTTACTGCAACAATTTCTGGTGAAATGGTATTTTTCGATACACCTGAACCAAATTCTGCAGCTGTCCGAATGGCTCAAAAACGTTCAATGACTCAGGTGTTCGGAACTGCACGGATGTATACGAAAAAGATGCCATCCCTCCCTCTTGACGAAATTTTTGGAGTTACCACCTTTGAGTTAGGGTGA
- a CDS encoding TetR/AcrR family transcriptional regulator, whose protein sequence is MPRVVPEYKEEAKKRILEVATRIVFEKGYQHVRMDDIAREAGISRPTLYLYYKNKEALFLEIIKSIIADVSSMAQETIQSGEIQSFGEFFAKANNRYKDQFAIVFEVIAGLPKKHMIITEIAHLHDEMIHQIALYLSMRFPDRPIESEPEIMANAMLALFIGLQIRQRLGLDPEKAAQVWETVISAPFQHGR, encoded by the coding sequence ATGCCTCGGGTTGTGCCGGAATACAAAGAAGAAGCAAAGAAGCGAATACTGGAGGTTGCCACCCGGATTGTCTTTGAAAAAGGATACCAGCATGTGCGGATGGACGACATTGCCAGGGAAGCTGGTATTTCACGACCAACGCTGTACTTGTATTATAAAAATAAAGAAGCCCTGTTTCTTGAGATCATCAAATCCATCATTGCAGATGTCAGTTCTATGGCACAAGAGACCATCCAGTCAGGAGAGATCCAGTCCTTTGGAGAATTTTTCGCAAAGGCCAATAACCGCTATAAGGACCAGTTTGCAATTGTCTTTGAAGTTATAGCAGGACTTCCAAAAAAACACATGATTATTACTGAGATTGCCCATCTTCATGATGAGATGATTCATCAGATCGCATTGTACCTGTCTATGCGGTTTCCTGACCGGCCGATAGAGTCTGAACCGGAAATCATGGCCAATGCTATGCTGGCCCTGTTCATTGGTCTGCAGATAAGACAAAGACTGGGCCTTGATCCGGAGAAAGCAGCACAGGTGTGGGAAACGGTGATATCAGCCCCGTTTCAACATGGCAGATGA